The sequence TGAGAAGCTTAAAGAAAGGGCAGCTTCCCTCGGGTATAAGAGAATTATCTTAGACCTAATTCTTGAGCATGTGCCCAACTTAGCAAGGTCAATCTCTGCTTTTCAGCTCTATAGGGAAAGACACGGAAATGATATCCTTTTAGCGGGAGTTGGGAACGTTGTGGAGATGATAGATGCAGACAGCGTAGGGATTAATGCCCTATTGGCGGGAGTTGCAAGGGAATTGAACATATCCCTTCTCCTCACTACGGAAGTGAGTCCAAAGTGCAGAGGGAGCGTTAAGGAGCTAAGAAGGGCTTTGGATATGACGTTTTTTGACGTCCCAAAGGATCTCGGATTTGACTTGCTCATTCTAAAAGAAAAGAAAAGCGAAAACGTTACCTACAAGGTGGAGTCGCCAATCTTAAACGCCCGGGAAAAGGGCGTAAAGCTTGAAGAGATTTACTTCAGAATCTTTCTTAAAGACGAGAAGATATGGGTAATAGCACATAAAGGCACCGAACAGCTCTTGACGATAGTTGGAGAAGAGCCCAATGCAATAATTGACACAATTCTGGAGCATTTTGACATTTCTCCAAGGCATGCGTTTTACCTCGGCAGAGAGCTCGAAAAGGCAAAAACTGCACTCAAACTAAAAAGAAGCTACCTGCAGGAGAGTGAGCTCTTCAAGGAATTCTACTGAAAAAATTAAAACCAGCCTGAGGAAATAGTTGAGAGATGATGAAAGGCCACCGTTCTGCCTACCTGTTAATTGTGTAGAGAGTGTTAATCTCGTAACGGGTAGGCTTCCCTCCTCCCGTCTTCATTGGAGGGCTTTCGGGGGAACGGAGACTCCCCACATCTTCCGCTGAGCCTCCATTCGGGCTTAAAACCCCACATATCGGAGACTACCACATCATGACAAAATTCACACCAAACCTATATAAAAATTACGGAAAAACAAAAGACACCAAATGTTTCGATTGTTCTAATCAAGAAAACAGCCTGAGCCCATGGCTATTAGGAGTACAGCCAAAGCTGATTAGGGGTTTTCAAAGAGAGGAATCTTGGGTTTTCTGAACTTTTCCTCCAGTTCTGTTCTTTTTGTTCTAACTTCTTCCAAAAGCTCCGTTATTTTTTCGTTTTTATGCTTGGTTGAGAGACTCACTAAAATGCCCTCAACAAACCCGAGTATGGAAACTTTTATGAAATCTTCCCCTTTTTTGCTGGAAAGCTCCTTCTGAAGGACTACAAAAGAATCTATAGCCTTAACAACATTTTCTTCCCCAAGCTCTTCGCATAATTGCTTTATCTTTTCAACAGTTTCCATAGACATCACCTCAAATTTAGTTTAAAGAACTTAACAGCGTTCTCGTGGGTTATTTTTTCAACTTCTTCAATCGACAGTTCCTTTAATTTAGCTATCTCCTCAACCGCAACCTTAACATAATGCGGCTTATTTTTCTCGCCCTTGAACGGGCTCATGTAGGGGGCATCGGTCTCAACGAGAATGCTCTCAATATCCAGAGCTTTTACAACTTCCCTGACTTCAGGGATGAACGTTACCCCGGTGCTTATTCCTATAAAATGCCCGTTCTCAGCAATTTCCTTTGCCGTCTCGATGTTCCCGGTATAGGAGTGAAAATATCCAAGGAGGCCCTTCCTTTGGACTTCTTCATAGACTTCTCTCTCCGCGTCCCTTGCGTGGAGTACAACTGGCATTTCAAGCTCTAGGGCCAAGTTTAGGAAATAGTGGAATATTTCACGCTGGTTTTTTCTTTCTTCTTCAGTCTTAGCATAATAGTAATCAAGCCCAATCTCGCCAATTGCAACGATTTCATCCCTATGCTCCAATATAAACTGCTCCACCTCTCTCACTTTCTCCCAATTGCCTCTCCTTGCCTCGTTTGGAGCAAAACCCAAGGTTGGGAATATAAAGCCAAAATAAGGTTTTAAAAGCTCCCAGCTCTTCCATACGTGGAATTTCCGGTATTCGGTTATGGAATCAACTACCGCAATTAGGTGTTTTCTGCTCTCTTCAACGACGGCTGGAATCTCCTTCTTGAACATTTCCACATGAGCGTGGGCATCTATCATTTCAGCTCCCTCCATGATTACTGCTCAGAATTTTACCTCATCTTCCAAGCCCCTCTTTTTCCAGACAACCTTCCCGTCTTTCCTTACAACTGCCAGAATTCTGTGGTAAGGAATTTGGGTGTCTTCGATAAAAAAGTAGCCGTGGCCGAGTGTTATCAGCTTAACGGGAATCTTCTTAACGTTTCCATAAGCCCCCCGATGCTCAATAACTATGTAATAGTCCTCCTCGTTCTCCCGGGGGTCGTATTTAATCTTTGCCAGAACCTCTTTAACGAAGCCTTTCCTCACTAAAACTCCCCCAGAATCTTTTTAATATGCTCAAAATTCTCCTTCCAGTTTGTTACCGGCTTTCCATGTCCGGGCAAGGCAATGTAAACATCAAGACTGCTTAACCTTTCCAAGCTCTCTATTAACTTCTCAAAGCTTCCTGTGGGCAGATCAGTCCTCCCTACTGCGCCTTTGAACAAAGTATCCCCCGTAAAAAGGATTTTCTCCTCGGGCTCATATAGGCAGCTGCTTCCTGCCGTATGGCCCGGAGTGTGAATAACTTCAAGCTTTTTGCCTCCTACCTCTAGAATATCTCCATCATCAAGCCTTACATCAACTGAATGCGGCATAAACCTCTTGCCATAAGCGTACGAGAGAATAACATAATCGTCTCCTCTCTCAATAACATCAGCCGCGAATCTATGGGCGGCAAACTTAACATCGATCCCTCTTTTCTCCAAAACCTCCTTAAATTTTCTGTTGCCTCCAATATGGTCAAAGTGCTCGTGGGTGTTTAAAATTATGACTTTTTCGAGGCCGTCAAGGTAGTTCTCCCGCTCAAGAACTTCAAAGTATCTGTGCCAGTAAATTCCCGTTCCCGTGTCAATTATCAGCCCTTCTTTCCCATCACGAAATAGGTAAATGTTTGAGTCGTAGCCTATTCCCTTGAGCATTACTGTGTTTGGCGGAATCTCCACTGGTATCATTACAATCACCTCAAAAGGCTCGAGGGGGGACCGCGTCCTCATCTCGGGGGAGCAAGTCCCGTCAGGAGGGATGAATCTCTTCATCGCCTGAGGGTAATAAGAGGAAACCCCAACATAAACTTTTTCCTTGTCCACAGTATTTATAAGCACCCGCGGGGATTATCACTTAGGTGAGTTATGTGAAAGCTGAAAGAGCGAAAGAGATTTTGGTTGAACTTTTAAAAATTCCGTCGCCATCTGGTCATGAAGACCGCCTCGCTTTGCATATAATGGAGTTCCTTCACAAATTAGACTACGACGTTCACATAGAGAGCGATGGAAAAGTTATTGACCTCGTTGTAAACCCCGATGCCGAGCTTTTCTTTGAAGTTCATATGGATACGATAGACATGAGGGCTGAACCTTTTGTTAGGGGGAACATAGTCTACGGCACCGGAGCGAGCGACGTCAAAGGTGGGTTGGCAAGCATTCTCCTTATGCTTGAGAGCCTAAAGAAGGAAAAGCAAGACCTCAACGTTGGAGTTGTGTTTGTGAGCGACGAAGAAAAAGGCGGAATGGGTTCTGCGCTTTTCATGGAGCGCTATAAACCGAAGATGGCAATTGTAATAGAGCCAACAGACCTTGAAGTGCACATAGCCCATGCAGGAAACATAGAGGGCTATTTTGAGGTTGATGGAAAGGAAGCACATGGGGCATGTCCAGAAAGCGGTATAAACGCCATAGACCAAGCTTACAGAATGATAGAAGAATTAAAAGCCCTTGAGCCATTTAAACAGAAAGGAAAGTACTTCGACGCTTACATAGGACTGCAGGAGCTAATATGTGAGAATCCATATTATCTCATTCCCGCTCTGTGCAGGGGAAGATTCGAGGCAAGGCTTTTGCCCGATCAGGAAGTTGAGGACGTTCTCGACCTAATGGATCCCATTTTGGATGAATACACCCTCCGCTATGAGTACACAGAGATATGGGATGGCTACGAGCTGAGTGAGGATGAAGAAATAGTGCAACTGGCCAAGAAGGCCATGGATGCCGTTGGCTTGGAAGACTTCGGAGGAATGAGAAGCTGGACTGATGCTATCAACTTCATGTATAACGGAACAAAGACAATCGTTTTTGGCCCCGGAAACCTCGATATATCCCACACAAAAGGCGAAAGAATAGACGTTAGAGACGTCGTCAAGGCGAGCGAGTTTTTAAAGAAGGTCAATGAGATTTACGGAAAAGGCGAATGAGCTTTTTCTTTTCATTGCCTTTTAAATTTTAGAGTGCGCTAGTTACTCCAATTCGCAACTCTTAAATAGTTTACTTGTGAGTAATTTACTGGTGAGTATAATGTTTGTTAACAGGAAGTCTGAGCTTTCGCTCCTTGAAGATAGGTTCAAAAGTGAGAAGGCCGAGTTCATAGTCGTTTACGGAAGGCGGAGGGTTGGCAAAACTGCCCTTCTCCTTGAATTTCTGAGGAGGAATGAAGGAATTTATCTTCTCGCAAGAGAAACTAGTGAAGCTGAAAATCTCAAACGCTTTTCTCAAAGGGTTGCGGAGCATTTTGGAGATGAGTTTATTATGAAAAACCCATTCAGAAGCTGGGATGCTTTCTTTGAATACCTTTACCAGAGGGCAGATGAAAGGCTTGCCGTAGTCATTGATGAGTTCCCCTACCTTGTCAAAGGAAATCCATCCCTTCCGTCAATACTCCAAGAGTATTGGGACTTAAAGCTCTCCAAGAGCAAAATTTTTCTAGTAATCTGCGGCTCGTCCATGAGCATGATGGAGAGGCTTCTCGGCTACAAGAGCCCAATCTACGGAAGAAGGACGGCTCAACTAAAGGTCTCTCCACTTGACTTCTTCGAGGCTCGAGACTTTTTGCGGGGTTATTCACTCGAAAACTTCGTGAAGGCTTATGGAATTCTCGGGGGCACGCCCGCTTACCTTCTTGAGTTTAACGATTCAAAAAGCATAGAGGAGAACCTTCTTGACTACTTCCGTCCGGACTCTTTCCTCTACGGAGACGCTCGATTTGTCCTCATGGAGGAGCTTGAGGAGCCGAGGAACTACTTCGCGGTGATGGAGGCAATAGCTAGAGGAAAAACGACACTTGGAGAAATAATGAATGAGACAGGGCTTGAGCGCGGCACCGTAGCCAAATACCTGAGCGTTTTAAATGACATCGGCTTCGTGAAAAGGGAGGTTCCAATAACGGCTAGCAGGAAGAGCAGGAAAGGGCGCTACTACATAGGCGACCCCTACTTCGCCTTCTGGTTCCGCTATGTTCATCCCAATGCAGACCTAATAGAGATGGGACAAGGTGATATCCTCGTTGAGCTCGTCATGGAGGACTTGAACGAGTACATCGGCTGGGTCTTTGAGGAAATTGCAAGGCAGTTCCTTATTAAGCTGAACAAAGCCAAAAAGTTACCCTTCCGTTTTATGAAAATCGGCCGCTGGTGGCATAAGGGCGAAGAAATTGATTTGATAACCTTAAACGAGCGAGAGAGAAAAGCGCTTTTTGTTGAGGTCAAGTGGAAGGATCTAAAGGAGAGGGAATCAAGGAGAGTTTTGGAAGACTTGAAGAGAAAAGCAAAACTGGTTGGGCTTGAAGGCTGGGAAAAGCGCTACGGGCTCGTGGGTAAAAATGTTGAGGGTAAAGAGGAACTACGTAATGAAGGTTATTTGGTCTGGGACATAGAGGATTTCGAAAGCCTTATTTCCTACTAAAAGAGGTGAATTTCTATGCAGAAGAAGCTCTTAAAATCCTTTCCATGGCGAAAGCCTTTGAGTTCTCCTCTAAGGTTTCATCCGTCGGCTTTCTCTTTCCTGTCTACCCAGAAGCGCCTCGTTCTTATATACCTCTTTTCGGCCTCAAGTAGTGCCACGAGCAAGGCATCACCCTTGTATTGGCTCAAAAGCCTAGCAGCGGTGTCTGCACCGACACCATAGCTTGCCAGCGCTAGGACAGCATCAAAACCATAGGCTTTGATTAAATCACTTGCCTTTATCAGCCTTCTATACGCACTTTCCTCTTCTTTTTCAAGCTTCTTTCCCCTCTTAAGCTTCTTCAATGCAGATACGAACAGTTCAGCATCTATGGGATGTGCAACGGCAATCATCTTGGAAGAACATTTGGGACACTGAAGGTAATCTAAGCGGTTCTTCAGGCGTGAAACCTTAGTGGTGCTCTTCCACCCGCAGTTGGTGCAGACTAGGAAAACTTCTGTGTTGAGGAGCCTTTCTTTAAACAGCATCAATATCTCATCCCTCTCAAGCTCTCCACCGACTAAAAACTCGCCACCGACGCTTAAGTTAAGGACACCGAGAGGCGAAGGCTCTTTCCTTAAGGCTGCTTTTATTCGGATTTTTCCGTCCTTAATTGCCTTTAAAACTTCTTCAGCTTTCTCCACATCAAGTTTGTCATGGAAAAGCTCGTTTAGAGTTTCTTTTTCAACCACAGTGCCTTCAAAAAGTCTCTCTACTTTTCTTATCTTTGCTTCTCTCCTCAAAGCCCCTATCCTTTTTGCCACGTTGAGCATTCTCCACCTATAGGTGTGGCTGTCTCTCATTGCCCTTGAGAGGACGAATGGCAGTGCCTTGGCATCTTGGAGGAGATAAGATTTAACCTCACTGGGATTGAGCTGGAAAGGAGACTTGACCACTATTGCGTGAGCTTGAGCCCTCATAGAGAAAACTTTTCCATATTTTGCAGCCAAAAACGCCAGAAGGAACCTACCAATTGTCTCATTCACTTTGTTGCCGAAATCAGCATGGATAATTAAAGCATTTGGAAGGGATTCAATCCCAATGTCCCTATCGGTGCCCAGAGGCTCCTGTTTCTTTAAGGTTGAGAAAGTTAGCTCAAGCTCCCCATCTTCGAAGTCAACTTTGGATATGAGCTCCTTGGCAGAGCTGAAATCAAAAAGAAGCTCCCTTTTAAGCCTTCCAACATCTTGAGCCACTTCAAATGGAACCGGTATCATTTCCCCTTCCCAGCTCGGCACGGCACTTTCTAAACTCTTGCTATCCCTCACCTTGAGTAGCTTTGATTCTTCATCGATTCCCAGCAGAATCCAGCTCCTTCCGTGCATTATAAACTCCATCCCCTCTTCGAGATCCATCACAAAGCTCTCATCCAAGCGCCCAATTATCTTCCCGCTCTTTACGTCAAAAACCCGATAGCTGATTTCGTCTGGAATTGTGGAGAGGTTCTCGTAGTAGTACTGATACGCTCCCCTCCTAAGGTAAATGATACCACTTTCCTCATCGTAGCCGATTAAGCGAGCTTTACTAAGCATGTTTAAAACTTCGCAATATTCTTCCCACTTCAGCTTTCTGTAGGGATAAGCCCTTTTGGCAATCTCAAAGGGGACTTCTTTTGGCAGCTTTCCTTGTTCTATTAAGAGGCCCACAACAAAATGGCCAAGAACATCTAAAGCGTTTTCATATGGCTTTACAGCCTCAAGCTTGCCTTCAAGAGCCCTCTGGGCTATAACCAAGCTCTCAAGGTAATCTTCTATGTTCGTGGCAATTATGTAGCCTTCACTAACCTCCCCAGCCCGGTGTTTTGCTCGCCCTATCCTCTGAATAAGCCTGTTAACCTGCCTCGGACTCATATACTGCACGACAACATCTACATCTCCAATATCAATCCCCAGCTCCATAGAAGACGTGCACACAAGGGCTTTTACCTTACCCTCTTTTAAAGCCCTCTCGGCACTTATCCTCGCTTCCCGTGAAAGACTGCCGTGGTGAACCTCAACGGGCTTGCCCCACGCTTTTAAACGGTGAGCGAGAATTTCAGCGAACTGTCTCGTGTTCGTGAATATTAAGGCCCTTTCGTGCTTCTCTATTATCTCCCAGAGAACCCTAAGCCTAGTGGCAACATCAAGGGAAACGTTAAGCTTTCTCGCAAGGTCATTGTCCTTTTCATCGGGCTGTGGGAATAGAACCCTAACTCTGTATCTTTTTTCAATAGGCGGCTTAACTACTGTATCGGCTTTAAGCCAAGCCTTGATTTCCTCTTCATTTCCAACGGTTGCAGAGAGTCCAATTCGCTGAAAATCGGCAAATTCAGCAAGTCTTTCAAGGGCAAGACTAAGCTGCACTCCCCTCTTGTTGTCAACAAGCTCCACTATCTCATCCACTACTACAAACTTTACGTTTTTGAGGGCTTTTCGAAGAGATTTCATCGTTAAAATTACCCCAAGGGTTTCGGGGGTTATGATGAGCATATGGGGAGGCTTCTTTACCTGCTGGGCTTTTCTGTAGGCTGAAGTGTCCCCGTGTCTAACTTCCACGTTAATCCCAAGCTTCTCTCCCCACCATAACAGTCTGTCCAACAAATCCCTGTTAAGAGCCTTCAAAGGAGCAATATACAGTGCGGAGATTGGATCTAACTTTTCTTCCAAAATTGCGTTGAAAACCGGAAGAACTGCTGCCTCGGTCTTCCCGCTTCCAGTGGGAGCTACGATTAAAACACTCTTTCCAGCACTAACCTCTTCAAAAGCCCTAATCTGGAGCTCATTAAGCTCTCCAAACTTTTCTTCTACAGCCTTCTTTAAAAGGGGATGCATAATAAGAAGAGTGAAGGAAGGTTTAAAAATCACTCGGCATAATAGGCTTTCTTATAGATCTCCTTTATATCCTCAACACTGGGCTCTACGGGGTTGAAGTTGACCAAAGGGTCTCCATAGGCTTTCTTTGCCATTTCATCGAGCCTTGCCATGAAGACTTCTTCATCAACGAGATCACTGAGCTTTGGCACGCCAAGCATTTCGTTAAACTCTTTAATAACTTCAACAAGCTCTTCTGGAGTGTTGAACCCTATTTCCTTTGCTATCTCTCCGTATTTCCGCCTTGCGTAGTCGCTTTTCATGTTAAATTCTATCACATAGGGAAGGAATATCGCGTTGAGAAGTCCATGCGGTCCAATCCAAGCAGCTTTGTGGCTCAAGCTGTGGCAGATTCCAAGGCGAGCGTTCAAGAAGGCTATTCCTGCCATTGTTGCCGCATAGTGAACTTGCTCTCTCGCAGCCTCGTCTCCATTAACCGATAAAGGAAGCCACTTAAAGACTGTTTTCACGGCTTTTATCGCCATTGCGTCGCTAAACGGGGTAGCAGCTTTTGTTGTGTAAGCCTCGATTCCGTGAACTAAAACATCAAGGCCGCTGTTCCTTGCAACTTCCTTCGGCATTGTCCTAGGCAGCCTCGGATCCAAAATAGCGTATTCTGGGGCTATTTCGTATGACACAAAGTTGTACTTTATTCCATCTTTCTTAAGAACTGAAGCGGCAGAAACCTCGCTTCCGGCACCGCTTGTTGAAGGTATTGCAACTAAAGGAGTCTTAAGCTTGGGAATCACTTTGGGTGGCTTTGTAAATCTGTCAAGAAATGCAATTTCCTCAAAGCTCAGGTCTGGAGCGTCATAGAACACTTTTATTGCCTTTGTTATGTCTATTACACTTCCCCCTCCAAGGGCTATGAGTAAATCTGGGGAAAACTCCCTAACCCTCGGCATAAGTTCTTCGACGTCCTCATAATTCGGCTCCGCCGGTAGGCCACTTATGGCGTCAACTTCAGCCCCTGCTTCTTCCACATAGTCCATCACCTCGTTTAAAAACCCATGAATGCGTATTGATTTACTTGATAGCACCAAGACCTTTTCATAGTTCCTAGCAATGCTTTGGACGTATTTAAGGCTCCCTTCTCCAATTGCGATTCTTGTTTTTAAGCTGAAAAACTTCATCTTCACCACCAAAAAATAAAAGTGACTAGGGGTATTTAAACCCTAACTTCATTCAAAGAGCTTTTTCAAGTTCTTCTCAAAGGGTGGATAGACGATTCCTCTGTCCGTAATTATTGCCGTCAGGTATTTGTGGGGTGTTACATCAAAGGCCGGATTGTAAGCGTCCACCTCGGGCGCTATTTTGCAGCCGCCGCATGTTAAGACCTCTTCTTTGGGTCTTTCCTCAATTGGAATCTCCTTGCCGCTCTTAAGGCTCATGTCGATTGTTGAAAGAGGTGCTATTGTGAAGAAAGGTATCTTGTGCTCTTTTGCAAGTACAGCTAAGGAATAAGTACCTATCTTGTTTGCAAAATCTCCGTTGGCAACTATTCTGTCAGCACCCACTATTACCGCATCTACTTTTCCTTGCTGCATCACAAAGCCCGCCATGTTGTCGCATATAAGCTTTAGGGGGATCCCATCGTAGTGGTACTCCCAAGCAGAAAGCCTGGCTCCTTGAAGAACTGGCCTGGTCTCATCAACCCATAAAAGCTTGAGCTTACCTTCTCTGTGCATCACTCTCAATGCCGCTCCCACAGTACCTAAGTGAACCGTGGCAAGGCTTCCAGCATTACAGTGGGTTAAAATGTTCCCCTCTGGAAGAATTTCGGCCGCGTAGTGGCCCATTCTGAGGTTTGCCTCAACGTCTTCATCTGCTATTTTATGAGCCTCTTCAACGATCAATCTTTTTATCTCACTAAGGCTATCTTCCCTGTGCTCCTCCACGAGGTTTTTAATCCTATTGAGCGCCCAGAACAAGTTTACCGCCGTCGGACGGGTGTTTTTAAGAATTTCATACGCCCTATAAAACTCATCAAAGAATTCTTCCTTAGTTTTTGCCTTACTTTTCTCCGCAAGTAAAGCCAGCCCATAGGCGGCAGTTGCTCCTATTGCCGGAGCCCCACGAACTTGCAGGGTTTTTATGGCTCTAGCAACTTCCTCAACTGTGTTTAGCGCTATCACTTTAAACTCTCTCGGAAGCAGAAGCTGATCAATAATGTAAACTTTTCCATCCCTGAACTCAACACTCCTCGGGAGTTTTGTAAGTTCTTCCGGTTTGTACTTTATTTCCATTCTCATCACCCCTATTTCTTCTCGGCCAAACGATTTAAAGTTTGCTTTTTGCAGCTCCGACAGGTTATTAAATTTTTGTTTCTTCTTAATTCAGGTGAGCCTCATGAAGATTTTTGTCACAGGCCTACCGGGAGTTGGCAAAACAACGCTCGTTCTAAGGGTAGTCAAAGAGCTAAAAACCCACAACTTGAAAATCTGTGGCTTTATAACACAAGAAGTGAGAGAAAAAGGCAGAAGAGTCGGGTTTAAGATTAAAGCCCTTGATACCGGAGAAGAAGGCATTTTAGCATGGGTTGGAAGTGGATATCCCAGAGTAGGAAAATATGTCGTTAACCTGGATGATTTAAACAATGTAGGAGTCTCTGCAATACGAAGGGCGCTTAAAAATGCCGACGTCATAGTAATTGACGAAATTGGGGCGATGGAATACAAGAGCAAAGAATTTGCGGAAGCTGTTGAAGAGGCCATCAAAAGCGAAAAACCGCTTTTAGCAACGGTTCACCG comes from Thermococcus aggregans and encodes:
- the mtnA gene encoding S-methyl-5-thioribose-1-phosphate isomerase, encoding MEIKYKPEELTKLPRSVEFRDGKVYIIDQLLLPREFKVIALNTVEEVARAIKTLQVRGAPAIGATAAYGLALLAEKSKAKTKEEFFDEFYRAYEILKNTRPTAVNLFWALNRIKNLVEEHREDSLSEIKRLIVEEAHKIADEDVEANLRMGHYAAEILPEGNILTHCNAGSLATVHLGTVGAALRVMHREGKLKLLWVDETRPVLQGARLSAWEYHYDGIPLKLICDNMAGFVMQQGKVDAVIVGADRIVANGDFANKIGTYSLAVLAKEHKIPFFTIAPLSTIDMSLKSGKEIPIEERPKEEVLTCGGCKIAPEVDAYNPAFDVTPHKYLTAIITDRGIVYPPFEKNLKKLFE
- a CDS encoding ATP-binding protein, with the translated sequence MFVNRKSELSLLEDRFKSEKAEFIVVYGRRRVGKTALLLEFLRRNEGIYLLARETSEAENLKRFSQRVAEHFGDEFIMKNPFRSWDAFFEYLYQRADERLAVVIDEFPYLVKGNPSLPSILQEYWDLKLSKSKIFLVICGSSMSMMERLLGYKSPIYGRRTAQLKVSPLDFFEARDFLRGYSLENFVKAYGILGGTPAYLLEFNDSKSIEENLLDYFRPDSFLYGDARFVLMEELEEPRNYFAVMEAIARGKTTLGEIMNETGLERGTVAKYLSVLNDIGFVKREVPITASRKSRKGRYYIGDPYFAFWFRYVHPNADLIEMGQGDILVELVMEDLNEYIGWVFEEIARQFLIKLNKAKKLPFRFMKIGRWWHKGEEIDLITLNERERKALFVEVKWKDLKERESRRVLEDLKRKAKLVGLEGWEKRYGLVGKNVEGKEELRNEGYLVWDIEDFESLISY
- a CDS encoding iron-containing alcohol dehydrogenase, with the translated sequence MKFFSLKTRIAIGEGSLKYVQSIARNYEKVLVLSSKSIRIHGFLNEVMDYVEEAGAEVDAISGLPAEPNYEDVEELMPRVREFSPDLLIALGGGSVIDITKAIKVFYDAPDLSFEEIAFLDRFTKPPKVIPKLKTPLVAIPSTSGAGSEVSAASVLKKDGIKYNFVSYEIAPEYAILDPRLPRTMPKEVARNSGLDVLVHGIEAYTTKAATPFSDAMAIKAVKTVFKWLPLSVNGDEAAREQVHYAATMAGIAFLNARLGICHSLSHKAAWIGPHGLLNAIFLPYVIEFNMKSDYARRKYGEIAKEIGFNTPEELVEVIKEFNEMLGVPKLSDLVDEEVFMARLDEMAKKAYGDPLVNFNPVEPSVEDIKEIYKKAYYAE
- a CDS encoding DEAD/DEAH box helicase is translated as MHPLLKKAVEEKFGELNELQIRAFEEVSAGKSVLIVAPTGSGKTEAAVLPVFNAILEEKLDPISALYIAPLKALNRDLLDRLLWWGEKLGINVEVRHGDTSAYRKAQQVKKPPHMLIITPETLGVILTMKSLRKALKNVKFVVVDEIVELVDNKRGVQLSLALERLAEFADFQRIGLSATVGNEEEIKAWLKADTVVKPPIEKRYRVRVLFPQPDEKDNDLARKLNVSLDVATRLRVLWEIIEKHERALIFTNTRQFAEILAHRLKAWGKPVEVHHGSLSREARISAERALKEGKVKALVCTSSMELGIDIGDVDVVVQYMSPRQVNRLIQRIGRAKHRAGEVSEGYIIATNIEDYLESLVIAQRALEGKLEAVKPYENALDVLGHFVVGLLIEQGKLPKEVPFEIAKRAYPYRKLKWEEYCEVLNMLSKARLIGYDEESGIIYLRRGAYQYYYENLSTIPDEISYRVFDVKSGKIIGRLDESFVMDLEEGMEFIMHGRSWILLGIDEESKLLKVRDSKSLESAVPSWEGEMIPVPFEVAQDVGRLKRELLFDFSSAKELISKVDFEDGELELTFSTLKKQEPLGTDRDIGIESLPNALIIHADFGNKVNETIGRFLLAFLAAKYGKVFSMRAQAHAIVVKSPFQLNPSEVKSYLLQDAKALPFVLSRAMRDSHTYRWRMLNVAKRIGALRREAKIRKVERLFEGTVVEKETLNELFHDKLDVEKAEEVLKAIKDGKIRIKAALRKEPSPLGVLNLSVGGEFLVGGELERDEILMLFKERLLNTEVFLVCTNCGWKSTTKVSRLKNRLDYLQCPKCSSKMIAVAHPIDAELFVSALKKLKRGKKLEKEEESAYRRLIKASDLIKAYGFDAVLALASYGVGADTAARLLSQYKGDALLVALLEAEKRYIRTRRFWVDRKEKADG
- a CDS encoding YchF/TatD family DNA exonuclease, whose protein sequence is MIDAHAHVEMFKKEIPAVVEESRKHLIAVVDSITEYRKFHVWKSWELLKPYFGFIFPTLGFAPNEARRGNWEKVREVEQFILEHRDEIVAIGEIGLDYYYAKTEEERKNQREIFHYFLNLALELEMPVVLHARDAEREVYEEVQRKGLLGYFHSYTGNIETAKEIAENGHFIGISTGVTFIPEVREVVKALDIESILVETDAPYMSPFKGEKNKPHYVKVAVEEIAKLKELSIEEVEKITHENAVKFFKLNLR
- a CDS encoding DUF504 domain-containing protein, which codes for MRKGFVKEVLAKIKYDPRENEEDYYIVIEHRGAYGNVKKIPVKLITLGHGYFFIEDTQIPYHRILAVVRKDGKVVWKKRGLEDEVKF
- a CDS encoding DUF3216 domain-containing protein yields the protein METVEKIKQLCEELGEENVVKAIDSFVVLQKELSSKKGEDFIKVSILGFVEGILVSLSTKHKNEKITELLEEVRTKRTELEEKFRKPKIPLFENP
- a CDS encoding MBL fold metallo-hydrolase; this translates as MIPVEIPPNTVMLKGIGYDSNIYLFRDGKEGLIIDTGTGIYWHRYFEVLERENYLDGLEKVIILNTHEHFDHIGGNRKFKEVLEKRGIDVKFAAHRFAADVIERGDDYVILSYAYGKRFMPHSVDVRLDDGDILEVGGKKLEVIHTPGHTAGSSCLYEPEEKILFTGDTLFKGAVGRTDLPTGSFEKLIESLERLSSLDVYIALPGHGKPVTNWKENFEHIKKILGEF
- a CDS encoding NTPase; the encoded protein is MSLMKIFVTGLPGVGKTTLVLRVVKELKTHNLKICGFITQEVREKGRRVGFKIKALDTGEEGILAWVGSGYPRVGKYVVNLDDLNNVGVSAIRRALKNADVIVIDEIGAMEYKSKEFAEAVEEAIKSEKPLLATVHRKYAERFKNFGTLYTLTPDNRETIRQEILKSLKTALKL
- a CDS encoding M20/M25/M40 family metallo-hydrolase is translated as MKAERAKEILVELLKIPSPSGHEDRLALHIMEFLHKLDYDVHIESDGKVIDLVVNPDAELFFEVHMDTIDMRAEPFVRGNIVYGTGASDVKGGLASILLMLESLKKEKQDLNVGVVFVSDEEKGGMGSALFMERYKPKMAIVIEPTDLEVHIAHAGNIEGYFEVDGKEAHGACPESGINAIDQAYRMIEELKALEPFKQKGKYFDAYIGLQELICENPYYLIPALCRGRFEARLLPDQEVEDVLDLMDPILDEYTLRYEYTEIWDGYELSEDEEIVQLAKKAMDAVGLEDFGGMRSWTDAINFMYNGTKTIVFGPGNLDISHTKGERIDVRDVVKASEFLKKVNEIYGKGE